Below is a genomic region from Lutra lutra chromosome 5, mLutLut1.2, whole genome shotgun sequence.
TGTGCCTTTTATTAAAAGAGGTTGTCCCAGAAATTGCTCAGCGGATTTTGGCTTGTATCTCACTGACCATAGCTGTGTTACATGGAGGCCAGCAGCAAAGGAGGCTGAGAAAATAAATACTCTTCCAGCCTCTAAAGTGGAGGTAGGCAAAGAAAAGGAGGTTTGAGCAAGGTGTTGATGTGGCCAATACTCTGGCGAGAGTGTGTTTACCTGATGGCTGAAAAGAAAGATGTGGGAGAGTGGAAGGTACAGCACGGAGGGGACAGGCAGCTCAAAGTGGGAAAACAGgactggggcagaggcagaagctaTAGGAACCTTTtttgaaggaaggaaatttttcaCCAGGAGAGGTGGGAATCAAGAAGTGATGGGTACAGAACACGTTTGTGGGTGGCAATGGAAGAGGCTCCCTATGGAACTGGGTCCCTGGGCAGGTCAGTCTCTTTGGGCTATGTGACCTCTAAGCTCTAAATCTTGGGGGCTGGAATAAAGACAGAGGGAATGAAACAACCTTATCCTCGGAAACTTAGATCTTTAATACTTGTCTCTTACACCTagttttctcctctgccttcacAAGTTTTTTTCTAGAGGAGGCAGAGATAAGAGATGGATAGAAagtagatgaaaatgaaaaagacaacagcaaaataaaaggtCAGAAGGAAGGcacaggacaaagagaaaaggaaatatgaaaccTACTGAAGCCTAAGATAATGCAATAACTCAAAACTTGGTGAAACATTAACCTATACAAGAAGCAGCTGGAGAAATGAGTCAGCTATACAGAGGTTGCACTATTTTTTCGGGAGTTTTTGGATGCCTTAGGTCCCTGTATGTCAGTTCTCAGTCATTCTGGTCAACAAGTAAGGAGGACAGTCTCTGCACCTCTTCTCTATCCCAGGGCCAAGACACCGGGTTCGAGTTACTAGACATGAGACCTCGAGCAACAAACTGAACATCTGCATGCTTCACTTATTGTTAGTAGTGCAAACTGCACAGCTTGGGATTACAGAAGATACCCAtgtaaagtactcataaaagtgcccaacacacagtgctccataaACACATATTATCATTCTCATATACTTGAAAACAAAGTTAACACCCAGACTCCTTAGCATGGCATCCGGAAAATTATCTTGGAATCACTAGACCCTCAAAACAAATGCGGTGCACACACAAAGGCGGTACGTCTATGGGAGGCTGTCCGCCCCTGAGACTGTTATAACAGCCTCCTACCTGGCTTCCCTGTATTGCCCGGGCGCCACCGGAGTCTCTTATCCCCTTGCAGCTGACCAGCGATTCTGTCCAGATGTGCTCAGCCGCGTCACTCGCGCAGACTCCTTCGCTGGTTGCCCATCACACACGGAACAAATCCAAAGGTCTTCCGATGGCTTGCTAGGCCCCAGTCCGCTTGGAACCTACCGTGCAACGCTCCCTTGCCTACCAGGCCCTCTCCAGTCCCTCCAGCCTCGCAAAGCCTCCGGCTCATCAAGCACACACTTCAGTCTCGGGACCTCGCCATCTCCTCCCCTTAGACAGCTCTTCCCCACGTATTCACACGGTTTCCTACCTCACCGGAGTCCAGTCTCTGCTCACGTGCTCCCCTCAAAGAGGATTTCCCCAAACTCGACTTAACAtcatccccaccccagcccccacgcCCCCGTTCACAGGTTTCCGGACAGACACTAAGTGCAGGTTCCACggctctctccccagcccccagaacagtgcctgacacacacatGCTCCCAAAGTTGTCGAGAGGATGAAATCTCCCATAAAACCCCAAACAGAACGCCGTCGTGGGACCTAAGTCACTGACACCGCTTCCTAAGCCGACAGTCCCGACAAACCTCTGCTCACATTTTTTACTAAGTTCACCGCCAACAAAGTTAaaacctccccttcctccccgaGCTTCGCGAAAACGTGTTCAAAGGCAACTAAACACCCCGCGTGGGATTCTCCATAGGTCACCCCGTCCCTGCCCGTCGCCGCAGAAAAGAATCCCACCACGGCCTCGGGGCTCCTTCCTGCCTCGGCGAGCCGCCGAACTGCAGGTCCGCTCGCCCTCCTCGGCGCTCCTCTCGGGTCCCGAGGCCGCCACCCTGGTCCCCGCCACAGGCCCCGCACCCCGGCCTCGCGCCCCCGCCGGTCCCCCGGGCCACACCGCTACAATGGTTTGCGTCCTCCGCCTCTCAAGTCGTCCCCGCGCGGTCCTCCTTCAGGAAGGCGCCTTTTGCGGCTTCTCACCTCTTACTCCGTCCTCCCGGACCGCCCCCGGTCCGCTCCCCGCGGTGACGGACCGACTTTATCCCGCGTCAAATTCTCGCTGGTCACTGCCTTTCCCGGGCGTTACTTCAGGACTTGAGGAGGACTCGGAGCCTGACTTGGACGGAACGAAAGCCCGCACGTGCTGCTTAACGCCCGGAGAATTAGCTGCCCTAAGAGGAACGCCAAAGAGCCTGCCGTGgcctctgggaaatgtagtttcagCGCGCAAAGCGGCCTGGCGTCGCCTTGAAGGGCCGGGCTCTGTCTGCGCAGGCGCGCGGTATCACTTTCTCCGCCCCACGCAGGGGCTGGCCCTGGCCGCCGCTTCGCCCTCTGGGAAGTGGAGTCTGGGAAGCCGAAGTGTTGCTGCCCTCGGACTCTCGGGTACTCGGCTCAGCGGCTCCCCGGGCAACGCGCAAGCGCAGTTCCGACCTGGGCTGCCGACTCCAGCTCATTGTGTTCAGCCTGCGATGTGGCTGTTGCGGTTTTTCGCCGCGGGCAGAGGCTCCTCCAAGGGCAATCCTGTGGTGACCAGGTACGGCGAGCAGAGCCGCGTCGGGAGAGCGGGATCGGCCGTAGGGTAGTCGGGCCTCGGGGGCCAGGGCTGCGGGAAAGAACGGCGACTCGGTGCGGGTAGTAGTCCGTGCCGGAGGACACCGATCCGATGCCCCAAACTTCTCGGGACATATGACTGAGGTTTGATTCcacagaggaaaggggaggacGGCCAGGTGCAGGCTGTTGGTTTTAGGGTCCGAATGTGCGAGCGCATGTGGAGGAGGATGCGGTCCAGGCCTCTGCGTGCCGGGGGACGCCTCCAGAGGTGGATGCTCCGGTCTGTGACGGAGCCCTGTCTGCGGACCTCGCCGAGGCCGGTGCAGCCGCAGCCGCAGTCGCGGCAGCAGCTTCCGCGAGGACCCGGCAGGGGGCCGGAGGGCCGATTGTGTGAATGAGACTCCCCGCCGCCCAGACACACAAATGCACAGCCCTCTCGCCCACTCTGGCTCTTTGTCATCCAGACTGGGCGGAGGGGAAGAGACCTGAGGTCAGAGAAGGGCTTGGCCTGAGAGGCCTTGGCAGTGACGATCCAGCCCTCGTAGCTTGCctttggaggagaaggaagatcatccttccccacttcctccaCTCCCCTTCCAGGCAGGGGGGAAACTTCTCTTGAGACCTGTCAAGGTAACTTCAGGGTAAAGGCCAGGGGGTGGGTAGAAATCCTGAGATCTGGGGCTGAAGGGTGCTTTCTGCAAGGAAAACCCAACGTATTTAAGTTACGGGAAGATGTGGAGGATTTGACTCAGATGCTGGGAGAGAGTGTGGGGCTGGGAATGGCCGCATGGGGAAGGATCCCCTTGACAGTGGAGGCTGTCAGAACTATcctcagaaagaggagagagaattggGAACAAATAGGAACCAATAATCTACTGCTTCGGGGTACTGGAGGACTCCTAGAATGGGAATGCTCACAGCCTCAGTCTGGACTGTCCTCTGATCTCTTTTAACCCAGTTCTCCTCATAACAGGTGTGTAGAAGTTTCTAGCCTTGGTCCCACTCTGCCAGTCTCTGAAAGGGCTTATCAGAGAAGGAATGGCCGTCAGGCACCTGCCACCCATCGTCCAGGTGAGTGGGGAGTTGCTGCAGGGTCCCCGCCCCCCAAAATTGacttaaaagtttttaatgtaGAGGTTTGGAGAGGGTGGGCTTGGTTTTTTTACCCTAACCAAGAGCTTTTCTCTTAATCCAGTCTCAGTTGGAGGCCTGCCCCCGTTCCTcctgtatgtatataaaaatagatgatagatagatagatagatatattgaCATTCTTCTCTGGGCTTCTCCTTAACTCCTTCTCAGGGCACACCACCTCTCTTGGCTTCTCAGCCAAGAGTTTCTAAGCAAGGCACTAGTTGTGATCAGAGGGGACAAGGTCATATTGTCCAGAATGACTGTTCCTGTGGGAACTGTGTTCGTGTGTTGGAGGTGAGTAGGTGAGCAGCTGAAGACAAGCAGGAAGGAGTTGCTCAGCAACAAGTAATAGGTGCTGGACCATGTTCTCCAAGACATGCTGGGAAGACAAGAGAGATGGGGACACAGTCCCTAGCTTCTTGGAGTTAACAGTCCAGTGGAGGGGTGGGATCTGAAGGTAAACAAGAACCTACAGTAAAGTGGGATGGTGCTTTGCCAGGCCTGCTCACTTGAAAAGGGAGTTGAGGACGGCTGTGCCCAGGAGGAATTGTGGAGGCTGAGGTCTGGGTAGGATTTGGTCatggggtggaggagggcagattgagggaaatgggagaaaa
It encodes:
- the LOC125099854 gene encoding uncharacterized protein LOC125099854, which codes for MDSCLHTTSAPLTPSSRTAPGPLPAVTDRLYPASNSRWSLPFPGVTSGLEEDSEPDLDGTKARTCCLTPGELAALRGTPKSLPWPLGNVVSARKAAWRRLEGPGSVCAGARYHFLRPTQGLALAAASPSGKWSLGSRSVAALGLSGTRLSGSPGNAQAQFRPGLPTPAHCVQPAMWLLRFFAAGRGSSKGNPVVTRYGEQSRVGRAGSAVG